ggctcattctgctttgaaactgcatgaaaaagctttctctcgctgagaaacaacctttaaagcacttctaggcttgttttgagttcatttgctcagaaacactaaaactgcatttctactcatgaaaagtcaagaactaagcaaattgtgctttttgagctctaaaatgacattttgttaccagaactagaaacacactgaaaaggctcattctggtttgaaactgcatgaaaaagctttctctcgctgagaaacacccTCTAAAGCACatataggcttgttttgagttcatttgctcagaaacNNNNNNNNNNNNNNNNNNNNNNNNNNNNNNNNNNNNNNNNNNNNNNNNNNNNNNNNNNNNNNNNNNNNNNNNNNNNNNNNNNNNNNNNNNNNNNNNNNNNNNNNNNNNNNNNNNNNNNNNNNNNNNNNNNNNNNNNNNNNNNNNNNNNNNNNNNNNNNNNNNNNNNNNNNNNNNNNNNNNNNNNNNNNNNNNNNNNNNNNNNNNNNNNNNNNNNNNNNNNNNNNNNNNNNNNNNNNNNNNNNNNNNNNNNNNNNNNNNNNNNNNNNNNNNNNNNNNNNNNNNNNNNNNNNNNNNNNNNNNNNNNNNNNNNNNNNNNNNNNNNNNNNNNNNNNNNNNNNNNNNNNNNNNNNNNNNNNNNNNNNNNNNNNNNNNNNNNNNNNNNNNNNNNNNNNNNNNNNNNNNNNNNNNNNNNNNNNNNNNNNNNNNNNNNNNNNNNNNNNNNNNNNNNNNNNNNNNNNNNNNNNNNNNNNNNNNNNNNNNNNNNNNNNNNNNNNNNNNNNNNNNNNNNNNNNNNNNNNNNNNNNNNNNNNNNNNNNNNNNNNNNNNNNNNNNNNNNNNNNNNNNNNNNNNNNNNNNNNNNNNNNNNNNNNNNNNNNNNNNNNNNNNNNNNNNNNNNNNNNNNNNNNNNNNNNNNNNNNNNNNNNNNNNNNNNNNNNNNNNNNNNNNNNNNNNNNNNNNNNNNNNNNNNNNNNNNNNNNNNNNNNNNNNNNNNNNNNNNNNNNNNNNNNNNNNNNNNNNNNNNNNNNNNNNNNNNNNNNNNNNNNNNNNNNNNNNNNNNNNNNNNNNNNNNNNNNNNNNNNNNNNNNNNNNNNNNNNNNNNNNNNNNNNNNNNNNNNNNNNNNNNNNNNNNNNNNNNNNNNNNNNNNNNNNNNNNNNNNNNNNNNNNNNNNNNNNNNNNNNNNNNNNNNNNNNNNNNNNNNNNNNNNNNNNNNNNNNNNNNNNNNNNNNNNNNNNNNNNNNNNNNNNNNNNNNNNNNNNNNNNNNNNNNNNNNNNNNNNNNTATTCGGCTCGATATGAATGCACAAGACCCGTGTCATCACAGCGCTGCACAAAGAGCctcattttgttctgtttgtgtgtatgtgagcaGTGTTTGTCTGCAGTACCGAAGCTCAGACTCATCTAGTGAAGGCCACGTCTGCTGTTGAAAGGGCTGTGTTCATTACCATGCACTGGGCCTCCAGCATTAAGCCCAGCTCTGATTCTGTGTCTCAGAGAGCTGAGGAGCTCAAGACGCATGTCAAGAAAATTGGAGGCTACCTTCAGTTGCTCATTCAGGTGCTCATTACAATTCATAGTCCGTTAATAAAATGCCAGCTGCATTTTTTTGTCGGTAAGCTCTATGGGGGactttttagttaaaaaaaaaagtgtgcaatgTTCTCAAAgtaatctaattattattacttaatctaaattaaagaaacaatattaacataattaaattatttaaaggNNNNNNNNNNNNNNNNNNNNNNNNNNNNNNNNNNNNNNNNNNNNNNNNNNNNNNNNNNNNNNNNNNNNNNNNNNNNNNNNNNNNNNNNNNNNNNNNNNNNttattattattattatttacaaacatttaaatgtatcctATTTTTTACTCGCCTATTTATTTGTCATCCCTATATATCTAGCAGTAAAATGCACTTAATCATAAatttctttgatttaatttaaattgaattaattaaatctacaaacaaatcatttttttttctcgtaaatctatcatcattttaaacatCCGATCATCAATTTTTCACCTGGCTCTACATTAGCTTAGAATTGCCTCTACGTAAGTAACAAATAGCAAAACAGTATTTCCAAATGCTGAAGTATAATTAGTGATTTTGGGTAAGAGGGTCTCTCTGTTGTTGGGTCTTTCAGGGCTGTGACTCGGAGATCTCCTCCATGGTAACAGAGGCCCACAGGAGGGTTGCAGAGTGTATGAACGTGGCTCTCAAAACCATCGGTTTTCTGGCGGCAGTGAATGGGACCCATCTTCTTTTGACTGAACACGGCTCAGAAATCATAGACAACGTGGGTATATATGTCTTATAGCTGCCCTGGAATAAATCTGACATTAAAAATCAGTCAGATCGGCAAAAGTACAACACCGTCCCCTGTCTCTTTAGAGGCCGGTGGTGGATTGTTTGCGGGATGGGATTCGTCAGAGTGTGAGCGACCTCCTCCTCGCTGGTGAGAAGATCGCCACAGAGATGCATCGAGATCTTTCAGTAAGTTccctcaataaatattttactggaCTTTTATTGATTCGGTCAATATTAatctataaatgtatacattatgaATGCACTGTAACACTCGTTTCCAGtcaaaatatctagaaattctTCAATCAAGAAGGGTTTTCTAGGCAAGTAAAAATTatagtcttgttttcagaaaaaaaaataaaaaatctgtcaaaattaAGTGGGTTTTTGCTCAGAGCAAGCAAAATATCTGCCAGTGGTTTAAGctaaataatcttatttcaaacagtCCCCCTGTGGATGattgttaaaacaaaattatattttttacttggtttagaaaatccttcttgattgaTATTTTGACTAGAAACGAGacgaaaaaaaagtcatactaTAAtctaaattgtgatttttatatttgacagaTTCAGAGATCCAGCGCGGTGGACGTCGCCGGCTCTCTGCAGAGCTACTTCCGCTGCTGTTTGTCGGTACGCCTCACAAACGGCTGTTGTCTGTCACCGagtgtaaaatgttttcagcCCGACAACGACTGAGAGGGACGGCGCTTGTAAAACGCCGAACCTGAGCGCTCTTATCACACGTCTTGGGTCGTTCTGctgtttacaaaataaatggtttgaGTGGAGTGTCATCTGTCACCTTAATGTGGCTGTAACTGTTATCTTCAATACACAAACTACAGGCTCGTTGTTATTGTCCGGCAAGAGAACGTGGGATGCTGGGATAAGGAAACAAAATGGATGCATCCCACGAGCTCACTCATTTCTCAAACCCACTGACCCTACCTAAACCCCGTGTTCTGAAACAAGAAAGATAGCCAACGACGAatgtgtagatttttttttaaatatattcatttatttaaaatgatttattttaattcgttttttaatttagtttttgtgtagtttttgtttctattttgtttttttaaggtttggattttttggttttaatttgacctttgttttgttatttggttttattttgtttattccatttttgtattcgtttttttttcttttttttcttgttttgttgggGTGGGTGTGTTTGGGCTTTGTTTGNNNNNNNNNNNNNNNNNNNNNNNNNNNNNNNNNNNNNNNNNNNNNNNNNNNNNNNNNNNNNNNNNNNNNNNNNNNNNNNNNNNNNNNNNNNNNNNNNNNNCTATTTTTGTGGAGAAATGGGTCATTACTAAGTGTATGTGCATGCTTCTGTTGTTTATCTGAAGAGGAGAATCAGCCACTCCATTACAAATAATGAAATCAAACGCATCTCATGAGCAGAAGAGGAAACAAAGGAGAGAAATCAAGGTGCTTTTATTAGTGAGATGATTCTGTCAGGTTTTTTagttgctattatttttttatttgaactgtaCAACATTGTAAACAGCCtattttaacttagcctacagtTTTTTCTCAGCGAGCAATCATAGCACCAAATGTTCAGTCAGTAAATGTCATAATGGGGGTTTGTTACATCACTTCCTTGAGGGTAATTTCCTCACAGGTGTTCCTTTATGGTAGCTGATTAGACTGTAGTTATAAACACTAAAGTAACTTCTCTACTTTTTTTGATCCCGGTGTAGTTTTAGTAAATGTGTGACTCTCAGTTCTGTTCGCTTTCACTAAAGCAGGAGTACATTATTGTAATACAGTAGTTATACAGATATTTTCTGGTTTCAACATAAAGCAAACTCTCAGATACACCCAGAATCAGTTTTTCGAAGACAATACGTAACAAACTTTGATTGTTCAGATACAATACATTCCACTGAACACGATCCCCTGCAAAGGCTATTGAGCCATGTAAAATGTAGTTAAGTAATTTTTCCTTTCTTGGTTTCCCCTGTTTGAAGGTCTCTAATGTTGAAGTGATGAtacttttgctttcatttagGGTACGTGGAGAAAGCGGAAAGACGACGTTTATGAAGCAGATGAAGATCATTAATGGAAGCGGATACTCGGAAAATGAGAGATGTAGTTACATCTAAACTGGTTTTTCAGAACATCTTCCCAATCTATGTGCAATGACAGATGCCATGAAAACGCTTAAGATTCCCTTTACTCCAACCCATACAGAACGCAGGTGACTCTAGAGACCAAAATGTGTTTTGGGAGCCCATTTTGTGATCATTTTATATCGACGATTGTGTTAGCTTTATTATGGGATAAAtacttcaaatatatataagaacaggaaattgtatttattttttacatgcataaCAATAAgtttaaaaatctatataattttttgtatacGCACCAGATTGGATCTGAAGTTGTAATGTATTGTTTAGTCTCATTGAGTCTGCAATATCCATAGATTTATGCCCAGTGGTTCCAGGATCTGGATATACATCAGATAACACAGCTTCAGAGAAGTTATGTAGAGCTATTCATCATCTATGGGCAGACAAAGGCTTAAAGATTTGTGCCAGTCATGCAAGAGGGGACACGTCTAGTTAGACTCTACCAAATAGTAAGTGTGTTTACCAGTTTCTGCTCTTTTCCTGACTACCTGCATCTTGTCTTCTTTTCCTCAATGTTATGCAAACAAATGCGGAGATAAGGTTCGGTACATGGATTTTCAATCAAAGCGTATAAATGGGATGTCTTCTTTTTCTAAAGCTTTATTGATCATTTGGACCAAGATCGCAACTCAAGACTACATCCTCACGCTCTGTAAGATGTTCTCTTCTGCTGTCCGCCCTCACTCTACCCCGGCATCACAGACCATTGCTTTTCTTTGGAGAAGATAACTTCTCAGGTACAGCAAATGAGCAATCACgcccttaaagggatagctcctcaaaaatgaaaaaattctgCCACACTACCacaccctcaagttgttccaaactccATAAGAACTTCATTCACTCTtctaaacacaaatgaagacttCTTTTTATGAAACTCAAGAAACAGAAATAGCATCTATCATCTTCAAGAGTGGTGTCTTTAATATTCTCAGATgatctttttattctttttcagaAAGGTGTGGAAAGgttagttcatttttaaaagaattatcTCTTTAACTAATGATAGTGATCATATACTGGAAATACAAACAGCTGTTACTCTCATTGACATTCTGTGCATTGACAATCGACAAGACTAAATGTTCAATGTAAATTAAGGTGATGCGCACTACCTGATTTAAAGGAAAACCCAATAGAAAAGTGATTTGTGATAACTGAACTTGATTTCCTGGTCCGCTCTGTCTTTCAGGATTGTAGACGCTGAGGTCAGAGAGGACAGAGAAGGAAATGGATTCATTGCTTTGAAAATGTGGGATGTCGCCATATTTCTGGCTCTCAGCTTGTGCACGCACCAACTTCTGGAGGAGAATAAACAAAGATGTACGCTTTTTCCTCGCCTCTCATACGCTTCAGTCCTTCCTGTTTAATGATTAATCGTACTTTTGCTCTTCTTGCCTCCAGAACTGTGATGGAAGAGAGTTTGTCGCTGTTCTACACGACTATCCACTCACATGGTTTGTCAACTCCTCCATCATCCTCCCAAACAAAACGGACATCCTGGCTGAGAAGATTCAGTTCTCTGACCTAAAACGTGACTTTCTTCTCAATTTAACGGTATATTGGTGCACATTCAGTCAAGTGTAAAGCAGAATTATGTGTGTGACCTCCGTGTTTGACTCCGCTGGCATTTCTTTCTATGATTTCACGCCGCTTTCAGGAAAAACGCTGGATATTCAAGACGCCATGAAGTCTATAgaacaattatatatacaaaaagcagtttgtaatgagacaaaaagagaaaaagttcACTGCTACTTCACTCGCGCTCTACAAACACCAAAAAGATCCAGACAGTCTTCACTGATATTAAAGATACGGTCCTCATCGATGTCTTAGAAAACTGGGGGATGCTTTAATGAGACGCAACTTCACGGCACTCCAGCATCAGACTGTATTTATCCCAATGCCAATCCatgaaacattcatattttaatggaGACACGCTGCATACTCTTCAGACACAAACACCTTTATTAACAGAAGCAGTTGGATAAGAAACTAAGAAATGAGTAGGCAGGCTTCAGCCAAAGAAAGGTGCTACATTGATCAAATCTTTGTCTTAAGAATAATCCATGGAGTAGCAAAAGACAACTCTACAttaacttttcaaaaacatatcatCAGCATCCACAGGACAGCCTTGGagtatatttcagaatatttcacGGCATATCTCAAGAGCTAACTCGGCTTATCCAAAACTACTACACTAACGTAAGTGAAATTTGGTTTTGATATTGGCATTACTTTAACCTCGCTATCACTCAAACTGGATGAGAAGAAGCTAGAGATAGATTGACAAACCATCAGGTGTAAAGCAGCCCTTTCATCCCTCCCAAAACTGCCCTCTATTGGACCCCCTGATAGAAAGCGCAAGAAAGGAAGGCTAAGGAATACCTGAAGTATGAACTGTAGAAGGTGAACTGAAGGGCATGAAGCAGTCCTCAGGCACTGTGAAGAAGCATGGTGCAGGACAGGCAGATTCCTTGTTGCGGCCTCTACATGCCAGCCggtttattgcaatttaaatgtgctttagtTACAAGATAGCCTGGGATTACACaagatttgtatatttaaagacaTCCAGTCTCGAAAAGGAGCATAGCTttcttttgccaaaaaaaaggacaaaaaggaCACCTTAGCTGAGAAGATTCAGTTCTCAGATTTTGTATACAAAACgcacaaaaaaagctttatatgTGTGATCTTTGTTTGTTATATCTTGATCCAATTCTTTcctttttactttcttttgtggtttGGCGCCACTCTTCAGGAAAACATTAAGACATTTATGATGCCTTGCAGTTCATTGAAAAGTAGTGAGATTATATTTGGCAGTCGATCAACCCTGTTTGTTTACTGGACTGTTCTTGTGTTTTGCCTTTGCCATACCTGTTTGCTGGTGTTTCGAATTCTCTGCCTGCATTTTTGATCACGTCTTTCTAGTAAAGTgtgcaaatggatccgcacgccttgTTCCTGCCGACTACATAGGCCATGATAatgttatgtaatttatattatatattatatatttctaagaCGAGACTTCAATGTAAAATGCCAACCGCCACAATTGCTTATGAAATGTGGAATTACCCTTGGAAACCTTACTGCATTGTTACTTATAACAACTGCAGAAATGAATTGTTTGTGAAAAGTTTTGGACTATAATGTTCATCGGTTGCAGAGCGCCTGCACTGTAGAAGAACCACAGTCGCTTCTACTAAGCACATGATGCAACTGATTTCCTTATTACAACACGATTTCTGCAATCTCACAAAATACTTTCTCATCATACAGTAACAAACACAGTGGTAATTAAGAGACTTGTTGAGCAGTGCAAACTGTGACACTGATTATAAAATGGGAGTTTGTGTGAAAATTCAAAAAATCAAATAACTAATAGACCTCCAAGTGAGAAAATCATTATTTGTGGTAAACTTGGCAATACTTGGGTTGGGGTGAAAACCAGATGTTAATCAGTATATTGTATCCGCGCAGTTGATCCTAAATGGTACAGCAGTCTAATTTACTTCCTGtatgttattaatgttaaacaCTTCATTGCACTTGACTGATTCACTTCTGATCTTTAATAAGAATCAGTTCATCTTTTGGTTGATACTATGcagtatatttatacaattatttatacatcattcaatatctgtaatattcttactacatgttaaaataaacagtttatatttactaaaacataaaataaacattaatgaacCTCAGAATGTATGTTATTTCAACCATGAAAATAAGTCAATACACATCATTTTTCAAAGTTTAAGACCACAGACATCAATCTACTCCTTCCGATTTCTTGGTTTGGACAAATGGTGGATGCTGCATTATAATTGGTCAGAACATTTGTCAATCAAACTCCTCAAGTAAATGGTAAAATTCCAGGTCTATAGCAAaaagtctgtacagtataaaagtataaattatgTTTACTGTAGATAACCCATGATttgaaaaacttattttataaaaacctatataaaatgaaaatgtaaaaaaattgtaaatgtaaaaacactcaATTCCACAACAACCATCTTTCCAATCTATGCACAAATATTTCCTCCTCATCCTGAAAGTGAAATGAACATTATCAGTTTATCATTGTGGAATTTGACTATACTGgtacaatacagtaaaaattattacaacCAACAGTAAATCATTGTTTTGgccaaaataactcaaaatgtaatatatttcgGCAGTGGCACTTTAACTGCTTGTAAATGTGACAAAAGTCCTACCAATATCCTTTGTTAGATAACTAGCTATGATCTAATAAATCAACAACACACTATGAAAAGagatattcttaataaaaaaattgtgttggTCACTTTAAATAGTTACTAAGCTTTTATGAATAATGTCATGGTTCATTCTTCTGACTTCCCATTGGTTATCTTCTGCTCATAACATACCTTGCATATTACACTGTAAAAGCAGACTTTCAGGAAATGCAAGTAGTTTGTCTGTAGTGAACTAATGTGACTAAATTGACAAAGCTCTGTTTGGGAAAACCTCGCTGTGGTACAGCCATTGTTTGTTTTGGAGAGAGATGGATTACCATTTCATCACGTAGGTTTTACACAATTAAAGGTGAGTGTTTCTCTTGTCATTTTTACTAAGTTCCTGTGGTTGCGTATTACAGTGaaacacagtacagtaaaaagtgtattttttgtcCATAGAAGAACTTTAACAAGATAGCACGGATATTGTTCAGTAGCATATGTGTTGACTGTATATACTGGTTAGGTATGAGCTGGGATGAGTTTAAAGAGGTCCTTTGTTTGGTTTGCTGGTCGGACCAGCACCAAGGACCAgctaaggaccagcttaaaccaccAAAGAACCAgcataaaacaagcaaaagacTAGCTTTAAACCAGGTCAAAACATATTACGTGGccatttgaataatattataataatattaaccagttgtttatgttttcgtaGTTACTTCATTTTTGTGGAGAAATGGGTCATTACTATGTATGTGCATGCTTCTGTTGCTTGTCTGAAGAGGAGAGAATCGCCATCgacataaataatgaaatcaaaCGATTCTTGCGGAGCAGAAGAGTGAAACAAAGGAGAGAAATCAAGGTGCTTTATTAGGTGAGATGATTCTGTTTgtggttttttattattattatatttttatttgaactgtaTTAACATTGTAAACAGCCTATTTTAACTTAGCTCacagtttttttctaaagtgAAAGTAATAGCACCTAAATGTTCTGTCAGTAAATGTCATAATGGGTTTGTTAGCATCATCTCTGAGGGTAATTTCACAGGTGTTCCTATAAGAG
This window of the Puntigrus tetrazona isolate hp1 chromosome 22, ASM1883169v1, whole genome shotgun sequence genome carries:
- the LOC122327882 gene encoding kinesin-like protein KIF14, coding for MHWASSIKPSSDSVSQRAEELKTHVKKIGGYLQLLIQGCDSEISSMVTEAHRRVAECMNVALKTIGFLAAVNGTHLLLTEHGSEIIDNRPVVDCLRDGIRQSVSDLLLAGEKIATEMHRDLSIQRSSAVDVAGSLQSYFRCCLSVRLTNGCCLSPSVKCFQPDND